In a single window of the Olivibacter sp. SDN3 genome:
- a CDS encoding sugar phosphate isomerase/epimerase has product MTTRRNFISQTCIAASGLLLGGKAVSAIPKPKYKMGLQLFTIREAMAVNPDTTLKKVGALGYEDTETYGFDPQAVAYYGLKAKEFGQLLDDHGLITTSGHYDLFRYFNAPENELLAYVDQCIVGAHILKQKYITWPWLDPQDRDIDKFKLLASKLNTIGERIKKAGLGFAYHNHDFEFIDYDGKNGYDIIMKETAPDLVKLQIDLYWVMRASKMTPAELFRKQPGRFAMWHIKDMDKVNQDYTELGNGSIDYTKILPDTEIAGLQYYYLEQGGNFREDAMQSIAQSAEFFKKNLKRYL; this is encoded by the coding sequence ATGACTACTAGAAGGAACTTTATTTCACAGACCTGCATCGCTGCATCCGGTCTTTTGTTAGGAGGTAAAGCCGTATCGGCCATACCTAAGCCGAAGTATAAAATGGGACTGCAACTATTCACCATTCGAGAAGCAATGGCCGTTAACCCGGATACAACGTTGAAAAAAGTAGGTGCGCTTGGCTATGAAGACACCGAAACCTATGGTTTTGATCCGCAAGCAGTTGCTTATTATGGTTTAAAAGCAAAAGAATTTGGCCAATTATTGGATGATCATGGATTGATCACCACCAGCGGCCATTATGATCTATTCCGCTATTTTAACGCCCCTGAAAATGAATTGCTCGCTTATGTAGATCAGTGCATTGTAGGAGCGCATATCCTTAAACAAAAGTATATTACATGGCCTTGGCTTGATCCGCAGGACAGGGATATTGATAAGTTTAAGCTGCTGGCATCAAAACTAAATACGATTGGGGAACGGATCAAGAAAGCAGGATTAGGCTTTGCCTACCATAACCACGACTTTGAATTTATCGATTATGATGGTAAAAACGGTTATGATATCATCATGAAAGAGACAGCGCCGGATCTTGTAAAATTGCAGATAGATCTTTACTGGGTAATGCGTGCATCGAAAATGACGCCCGCAGAATTGTTTAGAAAACAACCCGGACGTTTTGCGATGTGGCATATCAAAGATATGGACAAAGTTAACCAGGACTATACCGAGCTGGGAAACGGTTCTATTGATTATACCAAGATTCTGCCCGATACGGAAATTGCAGGTTTGCAGTATTATTACCTCGAACAGGGTGGCAATTTCCGTGAGGATGCGATGCAGAGTATAGCGCAAAGCGCAGAATTTTTCAAGAAGAATTTGAAACGTTATTTATAA